In the Diorhabda carinulata isolate Delta chromosome 9, icDioCari1.1, whole genome shotgun sequence genome, one interval contains:
- the LOC130898206 gene encoding uncharacterized protein LOC130898206 isoform X1, with protein sequence MPKKTDKTHVVQSLTLIHPIPSKKNVQAFNQPNQSIYISPDVVASSGSMIVVSNRLPFVLQRDKDGKLIRKASAGGLVTAVAPIVINGGGLWVGWPGIHLEDPNEPIPESDPNDITPTAGLKSEKVVAVYMDPAVFDSYYNGCCNATFWPLFHSMPDRASFKAEHWRSYLIANQKFADCTLKALKSLPKNSTEVPLIWIHDYHLMLAANWIRQAADEEEIKVKLGFFLHIPFPPWDIYRLFPWADEILQGMLGCDLVGFHITDYCLNFVDCCQRSLGCRVDRKNLLVEHGGRTVRVRPLPIGIPFERFVELAEKAPRVISTNQKIILGVDRLDYTKGLVHRLKAFEKLLENHPEHKEKVSMLQISVPSRTDVKEYQDLKEEMDQLVGRINGKFTTPNWSPIRYIYGCVSQDELAAFYRDAAVGLVTPLRDGMNLVAKEFVACQINIPPGVLIVSPFAGAGETMHEALISNPYEIDQASEAIHRALTMPEDERILRMNYLRRREKLNDVNYWTKSFLSAMGSLLTQEDHDDIGSTNMPAVTLDDFDEYLSKYIGNTHKLALLLDYDGTLAPIAPHPDLAIIPAETKNVLQRLSNVSDCYIAIVSGRNVNNVKDMVGIEGITYAGNHGLEILHPDGTKFVHPMPTEFHDKVGNLMRQLQEKVCRDGAWVENKGALLTFHFRETPVQLRPALEKQAIELISEAGFNADIAHCAVEARPPVEWNKGRASIYILRTAFGVDWSERIRIIYVGDDQTDEDAMQALKGMAATFRVTTSLITKTSAERRLPSTDAVLTMLKWVERHLGRRKPSLDSVYVRRNSAQIQHTIEMEMKVDPKLSNATNSK encoded by the exons atGTAGTCGCTTCTTCGGGGTCTATGATAGTAGTGTCCAACCGACTACCATTTGTGCTTCAGAGAGATAAGGATggaaaattgataagaaaagcGAG TGCTGGAGGTTTGGTGACTGCAGTAGCTCCAATAGTTATTAACGGTGGAGGACTATGGGTAGGTTGGCCAGGTATACATTTGGAAGATCCAAATGAACCAATTCCCGAATCTGATCCTAATGATATTACACCAACGGCAGGACTAAAATCCGAAAAA GTGGTAGCAGTTTATATGGATCCTGCAGTATTTGATTCGTATTATAATGGATGTTGCAACGCCACATTTTGGCCCTTATTCCATTCAATGCCTGATAGGGCTTCATTTAAGGCTGAACATTGGAGATCTTATTTAATAGCTAATCAAAAATTCGCAGACTGTACATTGAAAGCTTTGAAATCATTACCAAAAAATAGTACAGAAGTGCCATTAATATGGATCCATGACTATCATCTCATGTTAGCAGCTAATTGGATAAGACAg GCAGCAGATGAAGAGGAGATCAAAGTAAAATTGGGCTTTTTCCTACACATCCCCTTCCCTCCATGGGATATATATCGGCTGTTTCCATGGGCGGACGAAATCCTACAAGGGATGCTTGGCTGTGATCTCGTTGGTTTCCACATAACCGACTACTGCTTAAACTTCGTAGATTGTTGTCAAAGAAGTTTGGGATGTCGTGTTGATAGAAAAAATCTGTTAGTTGAACATGGTGGAAGAACAGTTCGTGTACGTCCTTTACCGATTGGAATTCCATTCGAAAGATTCGTTGAATTGGCAGAAAAAGCGCCCAGAGTTATTTCAACCaatcaaaaaatcattcttGGAGTTGATAGATTGGATTATACTAAGGGACTTGTCCATAGATTGAAAGCTTTCGagaaattgttggaaaatcatCCGGAACACAAAGAGAAAGTTTCAATGCTACAAATATCTGTTCCCTCAAGAACTGACGTTAAGGAATATCAAGACCTTAAAGAGGAAATGGATCAACTAGTGGGAAGGATAAACGGAAAATTCACTACTCCTAATTG GTCGCCTATAAGATACATTTATGGTTGCGTAAGTCAAGATGAACTAGCTGCTTTCTACCGGGACGCGGCTGTAGGTTTAGTAACTCCATTGAGAGATGGAATGAACCTTGTAGCCAAAGAATTCGTAGCTTGCCAGATTAATATACCACCGGGAGTTCTTATTGTTTCTCCTTTTGCTGGAGCTGGTGAGACCATGCACGAAGCGCTTATCTCCAATCCTTATGAAATAGATCAAGCTTCAGAAGCTATTCATAGAGCATTAACTATGCCAGAAGATGAGAGGATACTACGAATGAATTATTTGAGGAGGAGGGAGAAACTCAATGACGTCAATTATTGGACAAAATCTTTCCTTTCAGCTATGGGCTCTCTCCTTACTCAAGAAGACCATGACGATATTGGTTCAACCAATATGCCTGCAGTAACTTTAGACGATTTTGATGAGTATTTGTCAAA ATACATAGGAAATACACATAAGTTAGCGTTACTGCTAGATTATGATGGTACTCTAGCACCAATAGCTCCTCATCCTGATCTGGCCATAATTCCTGCGGAAACCAAAAATGTGTTACAAAGATTATCGAATGTCTCAGACTGTTATATCGCAATTGTTAGTGGAAGGAATGTCAACAATGTGAAGGATATG gtTGGGATTGAAGGAATCACTTATGCCGGTAACCACGGCTTGGAAATTCTCCATCCTGATGGAACCAAATTTGTTCACCCCATGCCAACTGAATTCCACGATAAAGTTGGAAACTTGATGCGACAACTACAGGAAAAAGTTTGTAGGGATGGAGCTTGGGTTGAGAATAAAGGAGCTCTTCTGACTTTTCATTTCAGGGAAACTCCGGTTCAATTGAG GCCAGCTTTGGAGAAACAGGCAATAGAATTAATATCAGAAGCTGGGTTCAATGCTGATATAGCACATTGTGCTGTAGAAGCAAGGCCACCAGTAGAATGGAATAAAGGAAGGGCGTCGATTTATATCTTGAGAACTGCTTTTGGTGTTGATTGGAGTGAAagaattagaattatttatgtTGGTGATGATCAAACAGATGAAGACGCGATGCAG gcTCTTAAAGGAATGGCTGCTACATTTAGAGTAACTACATCTTTAATAACTAAAACATCTGCTGAACGTCGACTTCCATCTACAGACGCCGTATTAACTATGTTGAAATGGGTTGAAAGACATTTAGGAAGAAGAAAACCCAGCTTGGATTCAGTTTATGTGAGAAGGAACTCGGCACAGATTCAACATACAATTGAAATGGAGATGAAAGTCGATCCAAAATTATCTAACGCAACAAATTCGAAGTAA
- the LOC130898206 gene encoding uncharacterized protein LOC130898206 isoform X3 yields MTITRRPKRRSYKFEINDEDVVASSGSMIVVSNRLPFVLQRDKDGKLIRKASAGGLVTAVAPIVINGGGLWVGWPGIHLEDPNEPIPESDPNDITPTAGLKSEKVVAVYMDPAVFDSYYNGCCNATFWPLFHSMPDRASFKAEHWRSYLIANQKFADCTLKALKSLPKNSTEVPLIWIHDYHLMLAANWIRQAADEEEIKVKLGFFLHIPFPPWDIYRLFPWADEILQGMLGCDLVGFHITDYCLNFVDCCQRSLGCRVDRKNLLVEHGGRTVRVRPLPIGIPFERFVELAEKAPRVISTNQKIILGVDRLDYTKGLVHRLKAFEKLLENHPEHKEKVSMLQISVPSRTDVKEYQDLKEEMDQLVGRINGKFTTPNWSPIRYIYGCVSQDELAAFYRDAAVGLVTPLRDGMNLVAKEFVACQINIPPGVLIVSPFAGAGETMHEALISNPYEIDQASEAIHRALTMPEDERILRMNYLRRREKLNDVNYWTKSFLSAMGSLLTQEDHDDIGSTNMPAVTLDDFDEYLSKYIGNTHKLALLLDYDGTLAPIAPHPDLAIIPAETKNVLQRLSNVSDCYIAIVSGRNVNNVKDMVGIEGITYAGNHGLEILHPDGTKFVHPMPTEFHDKVGNLMRQLQEKVCRDGAWVENKGALLTFHFRETPVQLRPALEKQAIELISEAGFNADIAHCAVEARPPVEWNKGRASIYILRTAFGVDWSERIRIIYVGDDQTDEDAMQALKGMAATFRVTTSLITKTSAERRLPSTDAVLTMLKWVERHLGRRKPSLDSVYVRRNSAQIQHTIEMEMKVDPKLSNATNSK; encoded by the exons atGTAGTCGCTTCTTCGGGGTCTATGATAGTAGTGTCCAACCGACTACCATTTGTGCTTCAGAGAGATAAGGATggaaaattgataagaaaagcGAG TGCTGGAGGTTTGGTGACTGCAGTAGCTCCAATAGTTATTAACGGTGGAGGACTATGGGTAGGTTGGCCAGGTATACATTTGGAAGATCCAAATGAACCAATTCCCGAATCTGATCCTAATGATATTACACCAACGGCAGGACTAAAATCCGAAAAA GTGGTAGCAGTTTATATGGATCCTGCAGTATTTGATTCGTATTATAATGGATGTTGCAACGCCACATTTTGGCCCTTATTCCATTCAATGCCTGATAGGGCTTCATTTAAGGCTGAACATTGGAGATCTTATTTAATAGCTAATCAAAAATTCGCAGACTGTACATTGAAAGCTTTGAAATCATTACCAAAAAATAGTACAGAAGTGCCATTAATATGGATCCATGACTATCATCTCATGTTAGCAGCTAATTGGATAAGACAg GCAGCAGATGAAGAGGAGATCAAAGTAAAATTGGGCTTTTTCCTACACATCCCCTTCCCTCCATGGGATATATATCGGCTGTTTCCATGGGCGGACGAAATCCTACAAGGGATGCTTGGCTGTGATCTCGTTGGTTTCCACATAACCGACTACTGCTTAAACTTCGTAGATTGTTGTCAAAGAAGTTTGGGATGTCGTGTTGATAGAAAAAATCTGTTAGTTGAACATGGTGGAAGAACAGTTCGTGTACGTCCTTTACCGATTGGAATTCCATTCGAAAGATTCGTTGAATTGGCAGAAAAAGCGCCCAGAGTTATTTCAACCaatcaaaaaatcattcttGGAGTTGATAGATTGGATTATACTAAGGGACTTGTCCATAGATTGAAAGCTTTCGagaaattgttggaaaatcatCCGGAACACAAAGAGAAAGTTTCAATGCTACAAATATCTGTTCCCTCAAGAACTGACGTTAAGGAATATCAAGACCTTAAAGAGGAAATGGATCAACTAGTGGGAAGGATAAACGGAAAATTCACTACTCCTAATTG GTCGCCTATAAGATACATTTATGGTTGCGTAAGTCAAGATGAACTAGCTGCTTTCTACCGGGACGCGGCTGTAGGTTTAGTAACTCCATTGAGAGATGGAATGAACCTTGTAGCCAAAGAATTCGTAGCTTGCCAGATTAATATACCACCGGGAGTTCTTATTGTTTCTCCTTTTGCTGGAGCTGGTGAGACCATGCACGAAGCGCTTATCTCCAATCCTTATGAAATAGATCAAGCTTCAGAAGCTATTCATAGAGCATTAACTATGCCAGAAGATGAGAGGATACTACGAATGAATTATTTGAGGAGGAGGGAGAAACTCAATGACGTCAATTATTGGACAAAATCTTTCCTTTCAGCTATGGGCTCTCTCCTTACTCAAGAAGACCATGACGATATTGGTTCAACCAATATGCCTGCAGTAACTTTAGACGATTTTGATGAGTATTTGTCAAA ATACATAGGAAATACACATAAGTTAGCGTTACTGCTAGATTATGATGGTACTCTAGCACCAATAGCTCCTCATCCTGATCTGGCCATAATTCCTGCGGAAACCAAAAATGTGTTACAAAGATTATCGAATGTCTCAGACTGTTATATCGCAATTGTTAGTGGAAGGAATGTCAACAATGTGAAGGATATG gtTGGGATTGAAGGAATCACTTATGCCGGTAACCACGGCTTGGAAATTCTCCATCCTGATGGAACCAAATTTGTTCACCCCATGCCAACTGAATTCCACGATAAAGTTGGAAACTTGATGCGACAACTACAGGAAAAAGTTTGTAGGGATGGAGCTTGGGTTGAGAATAAAGGAGCTCTTCTGACTTTTCATTTCAGGGAAACTCCGGTTCAATTGAG GCCAGCTTTGGAGAAACAGGCAATAGAATTAATATCAGAAGCTGGGTTCAATGCTGATATAGCACATTGTGCTGTAGAAGCAAGGCCACCAGTAGAATGGAATAAAGGAAGGGCGTCGATTTATATCTTGAGAACTGCTTTTGGTGTTGATTGGAGTGAAagaattagaattatttatgtTGGTGATGATCAAACAGATGAAGACGCGATGCAG gcTCTTAAAGGAATGGCTGCTACATTTAGAGTAACTACATCTTTAATAACTAAAACATCTGCTGAACGTCGACTTCCATCTACAGACGCCGTATTAACTATGTTGAAATGGGTTGAAAGACATTTAGGAAGAAGAAAACCCAGCTTGGATTCAGTTTATGTGAGAAGGAACTCGGCACAGATTCAACATACAATTGAAATGGAGATGAAAGTCGATCCAAAATTATCTAACGCAACAAATTCGAAGTAA
- the LOC130898206 gene encoding uncharacterized protein LOC130898206 isoform X2: MVFLDKNAYYDREKYVSLLRREPTRVYLQPDVVASSGSMIVVSNRLPFVLQRDKDGKLIRKASAGGLVTAVAPIVINGGGLWVGWPGIHLEDPNEPIPESDPNDITPTAGLKSEKVVAVYMDPAVFDSYYNGCCNATFWPLFHSMPDRASFKAEHWRSYLIANQKFADCTLKALKSLPKNSTEVPLIWIHDYHLMLAANWIRQAADEEEIKVKLGFFLHIPFPPWDIYRLFPWADEILQGMLGCDLVGFHITDYCLNFVDCCQRSLGCRVDRKNLLVEHGGRTVRVRPLPIGIPFERFVELAEKAPRVISTNQKIILGVDRLDYTKGLVHRLKAFEKLLENHPEHKEKVSMLQISVPSRTDVKEYQDLKEEMDQLVGRINGKFTTPNWSPIRYIYGCVSQDELAAFYRDAAVGLVTPLRDGMNLVAKEFVACQINIPPGVLIVSPFAGAGETMHEALISNPYEIDQASEAIHRALTMPEDERILRMNYLRRREKLNDVNYWTKSFLSAMGSLLTQEDHDDIGSTNMPAVTLDDFDEYLSKYIGNTHKLALLLDYDGTLAPIAPHPDLAIIPAETKNVLQRLSNVSDCYIAIVSGRNVNNVKDMVGIEGITYAGNHGLEILHPDGTKFVHPMPTEFHDKVGNLMRQLQEKVCRDGAWVENKGALLTFHFRETPVQLRPALEKQAIELISEAGFNADIAHCAVEARPPVEWNKGRASIYILRTAFGVDWSERIRIIYVGDDQTDEDAMQALKGMAATFRVTTSLITKTSAERRLPSTDAVLTMLKWVERHLGRRKPSLDSVYVRRNSAQIQHTIEMEMKVDPKLSNATNSK, encoded by the exons atGTAGTCGCTTCTTCGGGGTCTATGATAGTAGTGTCCAACCGACTACCATTTGTGCTTCAGAGAGATAAGGATggaaaattgataagaaaagcGAG TGCTGGAGGTTTGGTGACTGCAGTAGCTCCAATAGTTATTAACGGTGGAGGACTATGGGTAGGTTGGCCAGGTATACATTTGGAAGATCCAAATGAACCAATTCCCGAATCTGATCCTAATGATATTACACCAACGGCAGGACTAAAATCCGAAAAA GTGGTAGCAGTTTATATGGATCCTGCAGTATTTGATTCGTATTATAATGGATGTTGCAACGCCACATTTTGGCCCTTATTCCATTCAATGCCTGATAGGGCTTCATTTAAGGCTGAACATTGGAGATCTTATTTAATAGCTAATCAAAAATTCGCAGACTGTACATTGAAAGCTTTGAAATCATTACCAAAAAATAGTACAGAAGTGCCATTAATATGGATCCATGACTATCATCTCATGTTAGCAGCTAATTGGATAAGACAg GCAGCAGATGAAGAGGAGATCAAAGTAAAATTGGGCTTTTTCCTACACATCCCCTTCCCTCCATGGGATATATATCGGCTGTTTCCATGGGCGGACGAAATCCTACAAGGGATGCTTGGCTGTGATCTCGTTGGTTTCCACATAACCGACTACTGCTTAAACTTCGTAGATTGTTGTCAAAGAAGTTTGGGATGTCGTGTTGATAGAAAAAATCTGTTAGTTGAACATGGTGGAAGAACAGTTCGTGTACGTCCTTTACCGATTGGAATTCCATTCGAAAGATTCGTTGAATTGGCAGAAAAAGCGCCCAGAGTTATTTCAACCaatcaaaaaatcattcttGGAGTTGATAGATTGGATTATACTAAGGGACTTGTCCATAGATTGAAAGCTTTCGagaaattgttggaaaatcatCCGGAACACAAAGAGAAAGTTTCAATGCTACAAATATCTGTTCCCTCAAGAACTGACGTTAAGGAATATCAAGACCTTAAAGAGGAAATGGATCAACTAGTGGGAAGGATAAACGGAAAATTCACTACTCCTAATTG GTCGCCTATAAGATACATTTATGGTTGCGTAAGTCAAGATGAACTAGCTGCTTTCTACCGGGACGCGGCTGTAGGTTTAGTAACTCCATTGAGAGATGGAATGAACCTTGTAGCCAAAGAATTCGTAGCTTGCCAGATTAATATACCACCGGGAGTTCTTATTGTTTCTCCTTTTGCTGGAGCTGGTGAGACCATGCACGAAGCGCTTATCTCCAATCCTTATGAAATAGATCAAGCTTCAGAAGCTATTCATAGAGCATTAACTATGCCAGAAGATGAGAGGATACTACGAATGAATTATTTGAGGAGGAGGGAGAAACTCAATGACGTCAATTATTGGACAAAATCTTTCCTTTCAGCTATGGGCTCTCTCCTTACTCAAGAAGACCATGACGATATTGGTTCAACCAATATGCCTGCAGTAACTTTAGACGATTTTGATGAGTATTTGTCAAA ATACATAGGAAATACACATAAGTTAGCGTTACTGCTAGATTATGATGGTACTCTAGCACCAATAGCTCCTCATCCTGATCTGGCCATAATTCCTGCGGAAACCAAAAATGTGTTACAAAGATTATCGAATGTCTCAGACTGTTATATCGCAATTGTTAGTGGAAGGAATGTCAACAATGTGAAGGATATG gtTGGGATTGAAGGAATCACTTATGCCGGTAACCACGGCTTGGAAATTCTCCATCCTGATGGAACCAAATTTGTTCACCCCATGCCAACTGAATTCCACGATAAAGTTGGAAACTTGATGCGACAACTACAGGAAAAAGTTTGTAGGGATGGAGCTTGGGTTGAGAATAAAGGAGCTCTTCTGACTTTTCATTTCAGGGAAACTCCGGTTCAATTGAG GCCAGCTTTGGAGAAACAGGCAATAGAATTAATATCAGAAGCTGGGTTCAATGCTGATATAGCACATTGTGCTGTAGAAGCAAGGCCACCAGTAGAATGGAATAAAGGAAGGGCGTCGATTTATATCTTGAGAACTGCTTTTGGTGTTGATTGGAGTGAAagaattagaattatttatgtTGGTGATGATCAAACAGATGAAGACGCGATGCAG gcTCTTAAAGGAATGGCTGCTACATTTAGAGTAACTACATCTTTAATAACTAAAACATCTGCTGAACGTCGACTTCCATCTACAGACGCCGTATTAACTATGTTGAAATGGGTTGAAAGACATTTAGGAAGAAGAAAACCCAGCTTGGATTCAGTTTATGTGAGAAGGAACTCGGCACAGATTCAACATACAATTGAAATGGAGATGAAAGTCGATCCAAAATTATCTAACGCAACAAATTCGAAGTAA
- the LOC130898206 gene encoding uncharacterized protein LOC130898206 isoform X4, whose product MGLWRRYPRVPSANDLKNVVASSGSMIVVSNRLPFVLQRDKDGKLIRKASAGGLVTAVAPIVINGGGLWVGWPGIHLEDPNEPIPESDPNDITPTAGLKSEKVVAVYMDPAVFDSYYNGCCNATFWPLFHSMPDRASFKAEHWRSYLIANQKFADCTLKALKSLPKNSTEVPLIWIHDYHLMLAANWIRQAADEEEIKVKLGFFLHIPFPPWDIYRLFPWADEILQGMLGCDLVGFHITDYCLNFVDCCQRSLGCRVDRKNLLVEHGGRTVRVRPLPIGIPFERFVELAEKAPRVISTNQKIILGVDRLDYTKGLVHRLKAFEKLLENHPEHKEKVSMLQISVPSRTDVKEYQDLKEEMDQLVGRINGKFTTPNWSPIRYIYGCVSQDELAAFYRDAAVGLVTPLRDGMNLVAKEFVACQINIPPGVLIVSPFAGAGETMHEALISNPYEIDQASEAIHRALTMPEDERILRMNYLRRREKLNDVNYWTKSFLSAMGSLLTQEDHDDIGSTNMPAVTLDDFDEYLSKYIGNTHKLALLLDYDGTLAPIAPHPDLAIIPAETKNVLQRLSNVSDCYIAIVSGRNVNNVKDMVGIEGITYAGNHGLEILHPDGTKFVHPMPTEFHDKVGNLMRQLQEKVCRDGAWVENKGALLTFHFRETPVQLRPALEKQAIELISEAGFNADIAHCAVEARPPVEWNKGRASIYILRTAFGVDWSERIRIIYVGDDQTDEDAMQALKGMAATFRVTTSLITKTSAERRLPSTDAVLTMLKWVERHLGRRKPSLDSVYVRRNSAQIQHTIEMEMKVDPKLSNATNSK is encoded by the exons atGTAGTCGCTTCTTCGGGGTCTATGATAGTAGTGTCCAACCGACTACCATTTGTGCTTCAGAGAGATAAGGATggaaaattgataagaaaagcGAG TGCTGGAGGTTTGGTGACTGCAGTAGCTCCAATAGTTATTAACGGTGGAGGACTATGGGTAGGTTGGCCAGGTATACATTTGGAAGATCCAAATGAACCAATTCCCGAATCTGATCCTAATGATATTACACCAACGGCAGGACTAAAATCCGAAAAA GTGGTAGCAGTTTATATGGATCCTGCAGTATTTGATTCGTATTATAATGGATGTTGCAACGCCACATTTTGGCCCTTATTCCATTCAATGCCTGATAGGGCTTCATTTAAGGCTGAACATTGGAGATCTTATTTAATAGCTAATCAAAAATTCGCAGACTGTACATTGAAAGCTTTGAAATCATTACCAAAAAATAGTACAGAAGTGCCATTAATATGGATCCATGACTATCATCTCATGTTAGCAGCTAATTGGATAAGACAg GCAGCAGATGAAGAGGAGATCAAAGTAAAATTGGGCTTTTTCCTACACATCCCCTTCCCTCCATGGGATATATATCGGCTGTTTCCATGGGCGGACGAAATCCTACAAGGGATGCTTGGCTGTGATCTCGTTGGTTTCCACATAACCGACTACTGCTTAAACTTCGTAGATTGTTGTCAAAGAAGTTTGGGATGTCGTGTTGATAGAAAAAATCTGTTAGTTGAACATGGTGGAAGAACAGTTCGTGTACGTCCTTTACCGATTGGAATTCCATTCGAAAGATTCGTTGAATTGGCAGAAAAAGCGCCCAGAGTTATTTCAACCaatcaaaaaatcattcttGGAGTTGATAGATTGGATTATACTAAGGGACTTGTCCATAGATTGAAAGCTTTCGagaaattgttggaaaatcatCCGGAACACAAAGAGAAAGTTTCAATGCTACAAATATCTGTTCCCTCAAGAACTGACGTTAAGGAATATCAAGACCTTAAAGAGGAAATGGATCAACTAGTGGGAAGGATAAACGGAAAATTCACTACTCCTAATTG GTCGCCTATAAGATACATTTATGGTTGCGTAAGTCAAGATGAACTAGCTGCTTTCTACCGGGACGCGGCTGTAGGTTTAGTAACTCCATTGAGAGATGGAATGAACCTTGTAGCCAAAGAATTCGTAGCTTGCCAGATTAATATACCACCGGGAGTTCTTATTGTTTCTCCTTTTGCTGGAGCTGGTGAGACCATGCACGAAGCGCTTATCTCCAATCCTTATGAAATAGATCAAGCTTCAGAAGCTATTCATAGAGCATTAACTATGCCAGAAGATGAGAGGATACTACGAATGAATTATTTGAGGAGGAGGGAGAAACTCAATGACGTCAATTATTGGACAAAATCTTTCCTTTCAGCTATGGGCTCTCTCCTTACTCAAGAAGACCATGACGATATTGGTTCAACCAATATGCCTGCAGTAACTTTAGACGATTTTGATGAGTATTTGTCAAA ATACATAGGAAATACACATAAGTTAGCGTTACTGCTAGATTATGATGGTACTCTAGCACCAATAGCTCCTCATCCTGATCTGGCCATAATTCCTGCGGAAACCAAAAATGTGTTACAAAGATTATCGAATGTCTCAGACTGTTATATCGCAATTGTTAGTGGAAGGAATGTCAACAATGTGAAGGATATG gtTGGGATTGAAGGAATCACTTATGCCGGTAACCACGGCTTGGAAATTCTCCATCCTGATGGAACCAAATTTGTTCACCCCATGCCAACTGAATTCCACGATAAAGTTGGAAACTTGATGCGACAACTACAGGAAAAAGTTTGTAGGGATGGAGCTTGGGTTGAGAATAAAGGAGCTCTTCTGACTTTTCATTTCAGGGAAACTCCGGTTCAATTGAG GCCAGCTTTGGAGAAACAGGCAATAGAATTAATATCAGAAGCTGGGTTCAATGCTGATATAGCACATTGTGCTGTAGAAGCAAGGCCACCAGTAGAATGGAATAAAGGAAGGGCGTCGATTTATATCTTGAGAACTGCTTTTGGTGTTGATTGGAGTGAAagaattagaattatttatgtTGGTGATGATCAAACAGATGAAGACGCGATGCAG gcTCTTAAAGGAATGGCTGCTACATTTAGAGTAACTACATCTTTAATAACTAAAACATCTGCTGAACGTCGACTTCCATCTACAGACGCCGTATTAACTATGTTGAAATGGGTTGAAAGACATTTAGGAAGAAGAAAACCCAGCTTGGATTCAGTTTATGTGAGAAGGAACTCGGCACAGATTCAACATACAATTGAAATGGAGATGAAAGTCGATCCAAAATTATCTAACGCAACAAATTCGAAGTAA